The genomic interval CTATCAAATAAGTGATGGAGTTGAAGCTTCGATTCATGCTATTCCAGTATTAATTAATGAATATCTAAAAGAAACTGAAGATTATACCTCATTAATGGTTTTGGCACTTTTAGACCAAACATCTATTGGGCACTACAAAAGAATTTGTGATTACGTTATTGAATCTATTCATAAATCAAAAATGTGGGAACAAAATCCAAAAATTGCTCAATCAATTTTATTTGGATATGTAAAACTCCAACCTATTTACAAAAATATTATTGTGGAAATAAGGAAAAAACAAGGTTGGGGTCTAATTTCTAAAAGCTCGATTTTAGAAGAATTGGAAAAGACAAATTCTGATTTTATTTTTGAGAATATCTCATTTGATATAAACGATATTTCTTCACTTGACATTCATGGTTTGGAAATAGTTCTTCAATTAATTCCTTCCAACACAAAAGATAAAACTCACTTAGATATCTATTCTAAATCTTTGCCCTTTTTGGCACCACAGTTGCTCAAAGATAGAAGAAGTTACAAAGATGATTCGGGAGACGATTCCAACATTTATACTTTACGGTTACATATATTTATGAGGTTTGCTTATTTTATCTTAGAAAGAGAAAAAAGCGAAATTGACATATATCTTAAGCCTTTTGTTGATTCGTTTTCTTCAACAGAAGAAACAGCTTCATTTATTGCAGAATTATTAAAGGCAGAAGATTACTTAAACAAGTATGAACAATTTTGGTACATATGGAACAATCTATATCCTAAAATAAAAGAACTATGCTCAAATCCACGTGGCTACCATTTAAAAGAAATTATAATAAATTACTTGCTCGCATGGCGCTGGTGGCGTGAAGGAGTTGAAGAGTGGCGTAGCTTAACAAAGGAAAACTTATCTCTTTATACAAACGCTTCAAAAGAAATAGGTAACATTCCCTCTGTATTGTATTCTGTTGTCAAAGTTTTAAATTCAATCGGGTCAAACTTTAAAGATGAAGGTATTGATTGGATTTATACAATTATATCAAACAATAAATCATTAAATCTTGGCGATTTAGAATCAAACACTCTATACTACTTGGAAAAGTTTTTAAGAAAATTTGTTTTCATCAACAAACAAAAAATAAAAGAAGAAATAAAATTAAAAAACAAAATAATCCCAATACTTGATTTTATGATTGAACGAGGTTCTATACATGGTTATTTATTACGAGAAAGTATTCTGTGATGAAAAAAATGTGTTGACAAAATGAAAAACAAGAAACACCAATATTAATCCTTTAAAATCAAATTTGCAACTCCTCAAAAAGTGATGCACTGTACGTGATTTCTGCGTTCCTCGCAATGACCCTGATTGTGGATGCTCGTTGTGTATACGTGTGTGAGATTCTTGCAGAATGACAAACTAGGTAGATTTAAAATCCATCCGATTTACAAAATAGTACAATTGCAAAATCCAGCGAAGTCAATAATCAATAATAGATTTCGGCTTCGCTCGATTGTTTACTTATAGATTGTTTTATAGAACTAAAAATCAACTTTTAGAAAGTCATAGTAATTACATCTTCAAAGTAATTTTGTTTAAAAAGCCACTGTAATTTTCTAACTCCAGCGGTACATCTGCATTTTTTTCCATATCGTGAAAATGGTGTGTACCTATCAATTCCATACCTGTAAAAGCATTCATTCTGTGAAACCCAAACATAACCCCTTCATCAACACTTTTTTGATCGAAAAACTCATTTTCTAAAGTAAAAGCTGTTTTGGGTGCGTTCCAACTAGTGGTGAGTATGTATTTTTTTCCGTGCATCAATCCACCAGTTCCGTAGTTAATATCTGGATTTGTTCTGCTTCTTCCGTCGCTTTTATAAATTCCGTTTTGATGACCTTCGGTAAAAACTTCATCGATATATTTTTTGAAACCAAATGGAATCTGAAACCACCAAATAGGGGTGTGGTAAATAACGATATCTGCCCATTTAAATTTTTCTACTTCTTCCTTTGCATCATAATCATCACCAACCTGAGTAGATTTTACAGCAAAATTCTCATTTGAATCAAAGTAATCCATTGTATTATTGAAAAGTGTTTCGTTAAATCGACCTCCAGAATGTGCAAATGGATGACTTCCATTTATTATAAATATATTTTTCATCTTTCTTTATTTAATTATGGACAAAATTAAGTTGGTTTTTTGTATTGTAAAAATAATACAAATCATACCTTTGTATTATAATATTAATAGTTATGGTAAATTTAGAATGGTATAGAACATTTAAAGAAGTATATGAAAACGGCACTTTAACTAAAGCGTCAATTGCTTTATATTCATCTCAACCTGGTG from Polaribacter sejongensis carries:
- a CDS encoding NAD(P)H-dependent oxidoreductase codes for the protein MKNIFIINGSHPFAHSGGRFNETLFNNTMDYFDSNENFAVKSTQVGDDYDAKEEVEKFKWADIVIYHTPIWWFQIPFGFKKYIDEVFTEGHQNGIYKSDGRSRTNPDINYGTGGLMHGKKYILTTSWNAPKTAFTLENEFFDQKSVDEGVMFGFHRMNAFTGMELIGTHHFHDMEKNADVPLELENYSGFLNKITLKM